In Verrucomicrobiia bacterium, the genomic window CAGGAGATTGTCATCGTCCCAGACAAACCCGCACCGCAGTGCGGGGAGGAACGCCACGAGCGTGAGCAGAATGATGAGAGTGGCCGGTGCGCCCCACGATCTCCACGTGTTCTTCATCAGGTTCCCAGCCAATTACTGAGTGGGGCATTTTGACCTAGGGTTCGGGGTTTGTCGACGCCCCGCGCAAAGAGAGCAAACTCGCGCCGCATCCTGAAATGAATACTCCACACCGGCCCGAAGGCGGGTGTGGAATATTCTGACTGAATCCTAAGACGGCGTTTCCGTCAAACTGAACGACGGGTGCGTCTCAATACCCCAATCAAAAGCATACTGCCAGCGCCCAGCAAGGCGACGGTGGACGGCTCCGGAATGACCGACAACGAAATGTTATCAACCAGAAAGTCGATGCCGGAGGCGCTGCTTGCGCCGCCGGTCACCAGCCCCAAGCGGCCCAGATTGCTTTGGCTGTAAAAGCTGGAGTTTTGGAATGCATAATCACCGTTCGCAGTGGTGATTGTGGATGCGTTCTGCAAGAAGGCGCCGTCGATATAAACAGCGAAGGAGTGGGGATCCAGAACACCGTTGGTGCCTCCGGGTCCCGTGTAGCCCAGAGTAGCACCCCCTGTCGTGCCTGCGTAGGCAAAAATGTCCAGAGTATGGGTGTTGAACGTCGTGCCCCCCTCTCCGAAGCTATTGCTCCCGCTCACAACGGGGTTTGAGTTGAATGTGCCATCCGGGTTCTGCTTCCCAGCGTCGACTCGGTAGCTGCCGTCATTGAACAAGCGAAAGTTCACCGCACGGTTGGCAGCCGTACCCTGGCTCAGCGTGTTCGAGCCCAAGGCCACATACAAGCCCTGTACGCTGGTGGCGGGTGCAATATTTGCGTTGCGTGTGAAATTCAAGGAGAGATGTAGGCCACTGGCCGAAGTCGTGAAGTCTTGCTCGAGCCGGGCGTTCGCGGTTGTCGAGTAATCATACATATTCACCGCATTGTTGCCCGATACATTAGTGACAATCGCGCCGTTAAGCGCCGCAGGAGCACTAGGGCTCACCGAGGTCCAGCCAGTCGGGCTGGAGCCGGGTGTATCCCCGGTAAAGTCAGTGGAGAATATGGTTTGCGCTTGGCTTGAGCAAGCGACCAGACATGCGACGGTGATGATTGAGATGTGGAGTTTCATGGCTTAATCCTTCTTGTCGGTTAGTGATGGGGGTAATTCTTTACGAAGGGAATAACTTCGCGGGATGTCTTGCCGTTGCCCGGCGACGCCCTCGCTGTTACTTGCGGAAAGTTTCTCGCCCTTCATATACCCTCACCGTCAGATGTCCTTAGGCCAACTCGCTTTGGCTTTTCGGACGCTGCTTATAATTATTAAATTCTCCGGAAAATTGCAAGAACTATCTTGCGGATTTCCCCAAAAAGTTGGAACACACTATGTTGTGCAAGCGTAAACGGATGGTATATATCGCTTTAGGCCAACCACAGTTGAGAAACGAATACGAGGATAGGCGTTTTATAGGCGCTGAATTGTTAAACCACCATCGACCATGATGACCTGGCCGGTGGAATAAGGAAGATCGCCTCGCGCCAGCGACGCAACGGCTTTGCCCACATCTTCGGGAGAGCCCCAGCGACGCTGGATTGCCAGCCCTTCGCCGAGCAATTTGTCATATTTTTCTTGGACGCCAGTGGTCATATCCGTTTGGATAATTCCTGGCCGGACTTCGTAAGCGGGAATGTTGAATTCACCGAGCCGAGCCGCCCAGAGCTGCGTGGCCATCGCCACACCCGCTTTGGAAATGCAGTATTCCCCGCGGTTCACGGACGCGACCGTCGCAGAGACCGAGGATATGTTGATGATGCAAGCTTCGAAGGACGCATCCGCCTTCTTCTGTTCAACCATCCACCTCGCGACTGTCTGCGTGAGAAAATACGGACCCTGCAGGTTCGTGCGGAGCACGTGCTCGAAACTTTCTTCGGTCGCTTCCAGGATATCGCGGCGTTCCTTCGGCGCGATCCCGGCATTATTGACCAACACCTCCAGTCGGCCGAAGCGTTGGCGAATCGCCGCCAGCATCTCGTCGCGCGCGTCGTGCCGGCCCACATCGCACCGGCAGTACAGCACGTCGGCCCCCAGCGATCGCAGCTTTTTCAATGCATCGGCCGCCGCGCTTTCGTCGCGAAGGCCGCAAACCGCCAGGTTGAAACCCTCCCGCGCCAGGGCTTGCGCGATGCCGAGCCCAATGCCGCGCGTGCCGCCTGTTATCAGGGCCACTCGTTTCATGGTTTTGTCGGGTTCTTAATTTGTTTCAACAGCGCCGCCTCCGGGCTGCGTTTATAATAATCATCCAGCGGATAGCATCCTGATGGCAATCCATTGCGCGGCGCGGTCGTACAATCACTGAAGGTGCGGCAAATCAGCCGGTGTTCGAGCGCGCCCTTCCCCACTGCGTCGGCCAACATGCGAGGATAGCTCAGCACCACCCGCCCGATGCCCACACTGTCCACATGCCCGTGCCGCAAATAGTACTGGGCCACGTGCGGAAAGTATTCCTGTAAATAGCTATAGGCCGTGCCCACCATGAGGAGGTTCGGAAACTTCGCCTTGAGTTGTTTCACCACGTTAATCTGCCGCGCGCAGCCAACGAGCGGATCTTCCGGTGGCTGATAGCCGTCGGAAGGCGGGTACGCCGCGGGCCGTTGGATGTGCGGATTGTAATATGGACTGCCCGCCGAAAGATTGATCAGGGTGATCCCCAACCTTTCGCAAATGCGAAGAAACTCGATGGGCTCCGCGAGATCGTATTCCACCGGATTATTCAGGTTCACTCCAAAGCCGTAACGATACGGCAGGCAGTGCGAGAAATCCTCCGGGATGCCCGGCCCGGGTTTCGCGGGTTTGCTCAGCGCAGGATCAGGTTTGAATGGTACGAGATCGAAAATACTGACTCTCACGCCGATACCAAGTTTCGGCGCGACCGCGCGGATTGCGGCCGTGATTTCGCGCAACGGTCGCGTGCGGTTCTCGAGCGAACCGCCATACTCGCCGCGACGCGTGTGGGCGCTGAGGAATTCATGAAGCAGGTACCCGTGACAATGTTTGATGTCCACAAAATCGGCGCCGACATCCGCGGCAATTCGCGCCGCAGTTGCATAATCCTCAATGAGACGCTTCACTTCGTCATCAGTAAGGACCTGCGCGTCGCTGGTAACCCCAAATTTCCTGTCGAGAATCGGATGGCGGTACGCCACGCGCGGTTCCATCCGCTTTTTATCGGTGGGACGGCAAAATCTCCCGGAGTGCGTGAGCTGAAACCCGACAACAAGGTCGTCAGTGCGGCCGAAACCGTCTTGGTGGGCCACCAGCAGTGTCTCCCGCAACTGCGCCAGGCCCTTTTTGTTCGCCTCATTAATGATGAGCTGGTTTGGGTTCGCCCGGCCTTCGGGACGCACCGCCATCGCTTCGCCGCCCCAGATGAGTTTCGCGCCGCTCGCGCCAAAATTCCGCCAACGGCGAATCATCGGCCCCGTGACACCCCCGGTCGTTGTGCCGTCCCATCCCTCCATCGGCTGGACGCACCAACTATTTCCAATAACGCGATCATTCCACTTCCGGGGTTTCACCAAGGGCGAGGTGCTACCCTGCACGATCGAGTCTTCGATCCGCAAATCGATCCCGAGCTTGTCGATATAATCGCGAAACGACGGAACGGTTCGCAGACCGGGAATGCGCGTGATCGTAACGGGATTCACAGGAAAAACTTCAAATAGGGTTTCCGCCGGGCAACTCGTTGCACATAGAGCGCAACCTCGCGGGCGTGGTAGTCGCCCCACATGCTGGACTCGCCGCACGGCACCCTGCGTCCGGGCGGAATGTAGTCCCAACCATTTGGCCGATGGTAAACACTGTGGAGAATCAGACCTTGATGCTTCGGATTCGTGCTCAGGTACGGTTCGTCGAACAGCGTATTAAGGATGCTCAACCCGGCCTGCCAGTACCGTTTGCCGCTCTTGCCAAGGTAATGGCCGAACCGGAGCAGCCCTTGCGCGGCGATTGTGGCGGCAGAACTATCCACCGGCTCGAACTCGTTGAATGGGTCGGCGGGCCGATCAAGATAATCACCCAGCTTGTGCAGCAAGGGCGCTCCCGTGTCCCAATACGGGATGCCATCCGGCGGCGTATTCTTGATGTAGAAATCACAGATGGCGCGCGTGGCCTGCTCGAACAAGGCGCGATGGCGCGTTTCGCCAATGGCGTAGAGGAATTCCAACTGCTCGGCAAACCCGCACATCGCCCAAGCCAGTCCACGCGTCCAGGTCGTAAATGGCGAAAATCCCTGCTGCGAATTCGGGCAGCGGAAATTGCCATCATTGACGTTGAAGATCGCCTCGTGGGCAACACGACCACGCACATCGAACGCGTCGCGTCCTTTCCCGTAGAAAACGCTGTACATCGCTGTCGCGCGCGCGTGATCGAGCAGCCGTTCCAACAGCGAAATCCTTTTATCATTCTCGCCCATCAGGACCTGACCGAGTTGGTGCGCCAGGGCGAGAGCGCGCAACGAACGCAGCGTATCGACGAACAATGAGTGCGGACCGTTAAACGAGTAAATGTATCCGCCCTCACGAGTTTTCGTCCAGCGATGAGCCTGGACTGCGCCCGAACATTTCAATGCCAGCTCGTAGAAATTGCGCTCCCACGCGTTCTCAGCGATGCGACTCTCGTTCATCAACCGCAACAAATTGCCGTAGGTGCTGACGTTGTTGAAACCGTGGTCGTGCACGCCGGCATGCGTGACGTGCCCGGCCATGAACCGCACGGTGTTATCGCGCCCGATTTTCAGGAATTGCTTTTCGCCGGTGGCCTCGAATTGCAGGATGGCCGAGCCGTATTGAAATCCCTGGGTCCACTCCGTCCACCCGCGCGCGGTGTATCGACCGCGCACCGTGAACACCGGAGATCCCTTCGTGACGTCACGCCGCTTTTCAATGGCGGCAATTTTCCCCGCGGACACCTGCCAGAGGCGATCGATCTTCTTTCTCAGATGGGAGGGCTGCAGGTCGTAATCAATCTGGAGCATGGCTAAAAGCGTTTCCCCTTCCGCAGGTGCAGAATCAAGATTTGGGAGTTCTCCAGGGCTTCATAGGCGTGGTGAAGAATCGCGTCGAACTGGATCGCCTCACCCGTCTTGAGTTGGTATTGCTCATGCGGCAGGGTAATCGACAGTCTGCCCGCCAGCACCCAACACACCTCATAGTCATCGCGATGAATCTCGGGCCGTGACACCTTCGCTCCCTTCGGGGCGGCCCCAAAAAGGGCGCGCACGTTGCCGTACTGGATCTCGCGAAACACAAATTCACCGCCCACATGCGAAGCCTCGGTGGCGCGCTGGGCGGTGCGCGCTTCCGCCAAGGCCAACATCTCCGTGGCGTTCATCCCGAACACGCGACTCAGCCGGAACAAGGTCTCAAGTTCCGCGCTGGTCTGATTGCGTTCCAGCTTGGAGATAACCGCCGGGGAAATACCGGAGCGCGTCGACACGTCCTGGATCGTCAATTCATCCCGTCTGCGCAAATCGCGCAAGAACGAGAAGTCATAAGTCTGCGGTTTGATTTGCTTGCGCATCGGACATTTCCTTAACAATACGAATCTGGTAATAATAGATTGTCTACGAAATATTAGCAAGTGCGAATTCACGGGGCGTTTTGTGACTTCGCGATATGGCTTGTCCTCCGAAATCGTAAGAAAACAGAAGGCCCGGTTTTACGTTTTATCACGGGCCGAAAGAAGGATGTAGAGCATATTGCTGATAAAAACAGGATCCCTCGTGATGCCCATATGCGCGGCGAATAGAAACGTAACGGAATCCCAATGGATGCGAGATCCCACAAAAGGTCCACCTTGCTGACCTTCGACGGTTTTGACGAGAATCGCGCTGACGGCAGCCACCTTGCCATCCCCCGGTACCTGGTTTACGATCTTCAACTTCCCGGTCTTTGCATCCACGGAGGCCCGGCCGTTGGTCGGAATCGATTCACCGACGAAAAGATGCAGACCCAGGCCCGCAGGAGGAATGGCATCCACGCCCATAGCACCGGCAAACCGCTTCGCGCGGTCCAGAGACTTCGTTAGATGATCCAACGCGATCTCACGGAGCTTCTCGGAACTCGTAACCTTCGGCAGAAGCCTGGCCAGTTCTTTTTCCTGTCCTGGATCCGCCAATCCCCACTTCATCCGCCTCCATAAAGCCGAATCATAGAGATCCAGTTTTTCGCCCTTTTCATCCACAACCATACCCAAACTTGGGAACGGCATCATTTCATATAGCGTCAACCACGTCCCGGCGGTCGCTGGTTCGATCCGGGGAACCCCGGGAGCAAACACCACTCCCTCTACCAACTCGGTAAACGCATCCAGGTATCCGGCATTGGGCGCGCCGACGATGACCGCCTTGTCGATATCACGAGCCCCCTTCCAGGTTACTTTCGGCGTTGA contains:
- a CDS encoding PEP-CTERM sorting domain-containing protein; translated protein: MKLHISIITVACLVACSSQAQTIFSTDFTGDTPGSSPTGWTSVSPSAPAALNGAIVTNVSGNNAVNMYDYSTTANARLEQDFTTSASGLHLSLNFTRNANIAPATSVQGLYVALGSNTLSQGTAANRAVNFRLFNDGSYRVDAGKQNPDGTFNSNPVVSGSNSFGEGGTTFNTHTLDIFAYAGTTGGATLGYTGPGGTNGVLDPHSFAVYIDGAFLQNASTITTANGDYAFQNSSFYSQSNLGRLGLVTGGASSASGIDFLVDNISLSVIPEPSTVALLGAGSMLLIGVLRRTRRSV
- a CDS encoding 3-ketoacyl-ACP reductase — translated: MKRVALITGGTRGIGLGIAQALAREGFNLAVCGLRDESAAADALKKLRSLGADVLYCRCDVGRHDARDEMLAAIRQRFGRLEVLVNNAGIAPKERRDILEATEESFEHVLRTNLQGPYFLTQTVARWMVEQKKADASFEACIINISSVSATVASVNRGEYCISKAGVAMATQLWAARLGEFNIPAYEVRPGIIQTDMTTGVQEKYDKLLGEGLAIQRRWGSPEDVGKAVASLARGDLPYSTGQVIMVDGGLTIQRL
- a CDS encoding NADH:flavin oxidoreductase; translation: MNPVTITRIPGLRTVPSFRDYIDKLGIDLRIEDSIVQGSTSPLVKPRKWNDRVIGNSWCVQPMEGWDGTTTGGVTGPMIRRWRNFGASGAKLIWGGEAMAVRPEGRANPNQLIINEANKKGLAQLRETLLVAHQDGFGRTDDLVVGFQLTHSGRFCRPTDKKRMEPRVAYRHPILDRKFGVTSDAQVLTDDEVKRLIEDYATAARIAADVGADFVDIKHCHGYLLHEFLSAHTRRGEYGGSLENRTRPLREITAAIRAVAPKLGIGVRVSIFDLVPFKPDPALSKPAKPGPGIPEDFSHCLPYRYGFGVNLNNPVEYDLAEPIEFLRICERLGITLINLSAGSPYYNPHIQRPAAYPPSDGYQPPEDPLVGCARQINVVKQLKAKFPNLLMVGTAYSYLQEYFPHVAQYYLRHGHVDSVGIGRVVLSYPRMLADAVGKGALEHRLICRTFSDCTTAPRNGLPSGCYPLDDYYKRSPEAALLKQIKNPTKP
- a CDS encoding glycosyl hydrolase: MLQIDYDLQPSHLRKKIDRLWQVSAGKIAAIEKRRDVTKGSPVFTVRGRYTARGWTEWTQGFQYGSAILQFEATGEKQFLKIGRDNTVRFMAGHVTHAGVHDHGFNNVSTYGNLLRLMNESRIAENAWERNFYELALKCSGAVQAHRWTKTREGGYIYSFNGPHSLFVDTLRSLRALALAHQLGQVLMGENDKRISLLERLLDHARATAMYSVFYGKGRDAFDVRGRVAHEAIFNVNDGNFRCPNSQQGFSPFTTWTRGLAWAMCGFAEQLEFLYAIGETRHRALFEQATRAICDFYIKNTPPDGIPYWDTGAPLLHKLGDYLDRPADPFNEFEPVDSSAATIAAQGLLRFGHYLGKSGKRYWQAGLSILNTLFDEPYLSTNPKHQGLILHSVYHRPNGWDYIPPGRRVPCGESSMWGDYHAREVALYVQRVARRKPYLKFFL
- a CDS encoding helix-turn-helix domain-containing protein, with the protein product MRKQIKPQTYDFSFLRDLRRRDELTIQDVSTRSGISPAVISKLERNQTSAELETLFRLSRVFGMNATEMLALAEARTAQRATEASHVGGEFVFREIQYGNVRALFGAAPKGAKVSRPEIHRDDYEVCWVLAGRLSITLPHEQYQLKTGEAIQFDAILHHAYEALENSQILILHLRKGKRF